In a genomic window of Phragmites australis chromosome 14, lpPhrAust1.1, whole genome shotgun sequence:
- the LOC133891037 gene encoding mixed-linked glucan synthase 4-like, with the protein MAAAVTRRVNGGLHVEPTNGNGVANGENRRDGAPADSPVAKRINDAKDSDVWVAVEEGDMSGTGDGDSSRPLLFRTMKVKGSILHPYRFLILLRLIAIIAFFIWRIKHKNQDGVWLWVMSMAGDVWFGFSWVLNQLPKLNPVKRVPDLTAIRDQYDSSTSSESKLPGIDVFVTTVDPVDEPILYTVNSILSILAADYPVEKYACYLSDDGGTLIHYEAMLEVAKFATLWIPFCRKHSIEPRAPENYFEVKRRPYMGSMQEEFMSDHRRVRREYEEFKVRIDSLFNTIQQRSEAYTGKNTEENGVKATWMADGTQWPGTWIEQAENHRKGQHAGIVQVILNHPSHKPQLGLPSSIDNPFDFSNVDMRLPMLVYLSRQKRPGYNHQKKAGAMNVLLRVSALLSNAPFVINFDCDHYINNSQALRAAMCFMLDPRDAQNTAFVQFPQRFDDVDPTDRYANHNRVFFDGTMLSLNGLQGPSYLGTGCMFRRVALYGMEPPRWGSGDIKVTGTAKEFGKSILFTNSTLDGANQEQSSITPMLFDESINTELTTLMNCAYEDGTSWGRDVGWVYNIATEDVVTGFRMHRQGWRSLYCSMEPAAFRGTAPINLTERLLQILRWSGGSLEMFFSHSNALLAGRRMHPLQRIAYLNMSTYPIVTVFILAYNLFPVMWVISERFYIQRPFGPYILYLIAIIAMMHVIGMFEVRWAGITLLDWCRNEQFYMIGATGVYPTAVLYVALKLITGKGIHFRLTSKQTAACSADKFADLYAVRWVPLLIPTIAVLLVNVAAVGMAVGKAATWGLFTEQARHAMLGMVFNVWILLLLYPFALGIMGRWGKKPSILFLLLVMAVGTVAIAYVNFRATYPTGWSEIATSLGRAESVTGSSG; encoded by the exons ATGGCCGCGGCAGTGACTCGCCGGGTCAATGGCGGCCTCCACGTCGAGCCCACCAACGGCAACGGCGTGGCCAACGGGGAGAACCGGCGCGACGGGGCACCAGCAGACTCGCCCGTCGCCAAGCGGATCAACGACGCCAAGGACAGTGATGTCTGGGTGGCCGTCGAGGAAGGGGACATGTCGGGGACCGGCGATGGCGACAGCAGCCGGCCGCTACTCTTCCGGACCATGAAGGTCAAGGGCAGCATCCTGCATCCTTACAG GTTCTTAATTCTTCTGCGACTGATCGCCATCATCGCGTTCTTCATATGGCGCATCAAGCACAAAAACCAGGATGGCGTGTGGCTCTGGGTCATGTCCATGGCTGGGGACGTCTGGTTCGGCTTCTCATGGGTCCTCAACCAGCTCCCAAAGCTCAACCCCGTCAAGCGCGTTCCAGACCTCACCGCCATCAGAGATCAGTACGATTCCTCCACCTCCAGTGAATCCAAGCTGCCTGGCATCGATGTCTTCGTCACCACCGTCGACCCAGTGGATGAGCCTATACTGTACACGGTGAACTCCATTCTCTCCATCCTTGCCGCTGACTACCCAGTGGAGAAGTATGCATGTTACCTTTCAGACGATGGTGGGACGTTAATCCACTATGAGGCAATGCTTGAAGTTGCAAAATTTGCTACGTTATGGATCCCCTTTTGTCGAAAGCATAGCATAGAGCCCAGAGCACCAGAGAACTACTTTGAGGTGAAGAGGCGACCATACATGGGAAGTATGCAAGAAGAATTCATGAGTGACCACAGGCGTGTGCGCAGAGAATATGAAGAATTCAAGGTGAGGATAGACTCCCTTTTTAACACCATTCAACAACGATCTGAGGCTTACACTGGCAAGAACACGGAAGAAAATGGTGTGAAGGCAACTTGGATGGCCGATGGGACACAGTGGCCTGGCACATGGATTGAGCAAGCTGAGAACCATAGAAAAGGACAACATGCTGGAATTGTTCAG GTCATACTAAACCATCCGAGCCATAAACCACAACTCGGATTGCCGTCAAGCATTGACAATCCATTTGACTTTAGCAACGTTGACATGCGCCTTCCCATGCTCGTCTACTTGTCCCGCCAGAAGCGCCCTGGCTATAACCACCAAAAGAAGGCTGGTGCCATGAATGTGTTGCTCCGTGTCTCCGCCTTGCTCTCCAATGCACCCTTTGTCATCAACTTCGACTGCGACCACTACATCAACAACTCGCAGGCCCTGCGTGCAGCGATGTGCTTTATGCTCGACCCGCGCGATGCCCAGAACACCGCCTTTGTCCAATTTCCGCAACGCTTCGACGACGTCGATCCAACAGATCGGTATGCCAACCACAACCGTGTCTTCTTTGATGGCACCATGCTCTCCCTCAATGGCCTACAAGGGCCCTCCTACCTTGGCACCGGTTGTATGTTTCGTCGTGTCGCGCTATACGGTATGGAGCCACCGCGATGGGGATCGGGCGACATCAAGGTAACAGGCACGGCCAAAGAATTTGGTAAGTCAATACTGTTCACAAACTCGACGCTAGATGGCGCGAACCAAGAACAGTCGTCTATCACACCAATGTTGTTCGATGAGTCGATCAACACTGAGCTGACTACCCTGATGAATTGTGCCTACGAGGATGGCACTTCATGGGGGAGAGATGTTGGGTGGGTGTACAACATTGCAACAGAGGACGTGGTGACCGGATTTCGCATGCACCGTCAAGGCTGGCGCTCCTTGTATTGCTCCATGGAACCAGCCGCGTTCCGTGGCACTGCGCCGATCAACCTCACCGAGCGTCTCCTCCAAATATTGCGGTGGTCAGGTGGCTCCCTTGAGATGTTCTTCTCCCACAGCAATGCACTCCTTGCAGGTCGTCGGATGCACCCCCTGCAGCGGATCGCGTACCTCAACATGTCGACCTATCCGATCGTCACGGTATTCATCCTGGCCTACAACCTCTTCCCGGTGATGTGGGTGATCTCTGAGCGATTCTACATCCAAAGGCCATTCGGCCCGTACATACTATACCTTATCGCGATCATCGCGATGATGCACGTGATCGGCATGTTCGAGGTGAGATGGGCAGGCATCACCTTGCTCGACTGGTGCCGCAACGAGCAATTCTACATGATCGGCGCGACTGGAGTGTACCCGACGGCGGTGCTGTACGTGGCGCTGAAGCTGATCACGGGGAAGGGGATACACTTCAGGCTCACGTCGAAGCAGACAGCGGCCTGCTCCGCCGACAAGTTCGCCGACTTGTACGCCGTGAGGTGGGTGCCTCTGCTGATCCCCACCATCGCAGTCTTGCTTGTGAATGTCGCGGCCGTTGGGATGGCAGTCGGCAAGGCAGCAACGTGGGGGTTGTTCACGGAGCAGGCACGGCACGCTATGCTCGGGATGGTCTTCAACGTGTGGATTCTCCTGCTCCTCTACCCGTTTGCACTTGGGATCATGGGACGCTGGGGGAAGAAACCTTCCATCCTGTTTCTTCTGCTGGTGATGGCCGTTGGTACAGTTGCGATCGCGTATGTCAACTTCCGTGCCACGTACCCGACAGGATGGTCAGAAATTGCAACTTCTCTCGGTAGAGCAGAATCAGTGACCGGGTCATCTGGGTAG